The proteins below come from a single Juglans regia cultivar Chandler chromosome 12, Walnut 2.0, whole genome shotgun sequence genomic window:
- the LOC109007825 gene encoding putative leucine-rich repeat receptor-like protein kinase At2g19210, with protein sequence MGMFKDFRIFSLPGGFALTVLLVLGNAQDHQTGFISLDCGLPVYSSYSDQTTDIHYTSDASYVNTGEIMNVSPEFKTNVDVRRQLWTVRSFPDGDRNCYHIRLTAGVKYLIRGTFMYGNYDKKDELPVFDLHIGPNKWDSLKFESASAVINKEIIHIPSSNYIHVCLINKNSGTPFISALELRPLRNFTYVSESGSLALVTRTDTGATKSQTFRYKDDKFDRIWTTETFSACTSLNTSLNVNADQNDYEPPSVVMSTAASTKDANTSLDFYWDAPPNDNSGYYIYMHFAEVEELAKVKQYRAFIVTINGNFWHGPVVPDYLLDSTVSSQSALTGAGKYSVSLKRTENSTLPPIINAFEIYKVIELLQNETDQDDVDAINNTKLTYGVKRNWQGDPCFPAAYVWNGLECYSHNNTARITSLNLSSSGLNGRIIAPYISNLTMLVSLDLSNNSLIGSIPDFLSQLPSLKVLKLEKNNLKGSVPVQLIEKSKNRSLLLSVDPNLCSSASCGKKSIAVIAAVASVAGLAIIILLTAAAIFWSLKRRKRKGTPKIDAETNNQNRLLGSEIRQFTL encoded by the exons ATGGGGATGTTTAAAGATTTCCGAATATTCTCATTGCCTGGTGGTTTTGCTCTTACAGTACTTTTAGTTCTTGGAAATGCCCAGGATCATCAAACAG GCTTCATAAGCTTAGATTGCGGACTGCCGGTGTATTCGAGCTATAGCGACCAGACGACCGATATACATTACACTTCGGATGCCAGCTATGTAAACACCGGCGAAATTATGAATGTATCGCCTGAATTCAAAACAAATGTCGACGTTCGTCGACAGCTATGGACTGTCAGAAGCTTTCCTGATGGAGACAGAAACTGCTACCACATTAGACTTACAGCAGGCGTGAAGTACTTGATCCGTGGGACTTTCATGTATGGGAACTACGATAAGAAAGATGAATTACCTGTGTTCGATCTACATATTGGACCTAATAAGTGGGATTCCTTGAAATTTGAGAGTGCGTCCGCTGTTATCAACAAGGAGATCATACATATCCCATCATCGAATTACATCCATGTTTGCCTCATCAACAAGAACTCCGGAACGCCGTTCATCTCCGCACTAGAACTGAGGCCTTTGAGAAATTTCACTTATGTGTCTGAATCGGGTTCACTGGCACTCGTTACACGGACAGATACTGGTGCAACTAAGAGCCAAACATTCAG gtacAAGGACGACAAATTTGATCGGATTTGGACGACTGAGACTTTCAGTGCGTGCACATCGTTAAATACATCGCTCAATGTCAACGCCGATCAGAATGATTACGAACCGCCATCGGTTGTCATGAGCACTGCTGCGTCGACAAAAGATGCAAATACTTCGTTGGATTTCTATTGGGACGCCCCTCCTAATGATAACTCTGGATATTATATCTACATGCACTTCGCTGAGGTTGAAGAACTCGCCAAAGTCAAGCAATACAGAGCATTCATTGTCACCATAAATGGAAACTTTTGGCACGGACCTGTAGTTCCCGATTATCTATTGGATTCTACTGTGTCCAGCCAATCCGCCCTGACAGGAGCTGGAAAATATAGTGTTTCACTCAAAAGAACTGAAAATTCTACTCTTCCACCGATCATCAACGCCTTTGAGATTTATAAAGTGATAGAACTACTACAAAACGAGACAGACCAGGACGATG TTGATGCAATTAACAACACCAAGTTAACGTATGGAGTGAAAAGAAATTGGCAAGGAGATCCATGTTTTCCTGCAGCGTACGTGTGGAATGGTCTTGAGTGTTACTCTCACAATAATACGGCAAGAATCACATCCCT GAACTTGTCCTCGAGTGGATTAAACGGGAGGATTATTGCCCCTTACATATCCAATCTCACGATGCTAGTATCTTT gGATCTATCAAACAATAGCTTAATTGGATCCATACCAGATTTTCTATCACAATTGCCATCGCTGAAGGTTTT AAAACTGGAAAAGAACAATCTCAAAGGTTCCGTTCCAGTTCAACTTATTGAAAAATCAAAGAACCGATCCCTATTACTCAG CGTGGATCCAAACCTATGCTCATCGGCTTCGTGCGGAAAGAAGAGTATTGCTGTTATTGCGGCAGTAGCATCAGTCGCTGGACTGGCGATCATCATCTTATTAACTGCAGCGGCTATATTTTGGAGCCTAAAGAGGAGAAAACGAAAAG GAACCCCGAAAATAGATGCGGAAACAAACAATCAAAACCGGCTATTGGGGTCAGAAATACGACAATTTACTTTGTAA